A genomic window from Salvia hispanica cultivar TCC Black 2014 chromosome 5, UniMelb_Shisp_WGS_1.0, whole genome shotgun sequence includes:
- the LOC125189429 gene encoding protein FAR1-RELATED SEQUENCE 5-like, giving the protein MVLDNMSRKKEMSEAFTYEYEVNASNQLVALFWCDGLMKRNYHMFGDIVAFDTTYNTNSNEKTGAFAWLFRHFVQCMGVAPKIIVTDQDLGMRSAIEEILVRTRHRWCMWHIMHKLANKVPGRLLRDEDFKKEFNACVWSDLLEPDEFEEEWNGVLERSDLEDHGWLKTLYDYRQLWIPAYFRDFPMGSMIRTTSISESENSFYKKILKPRNNIAEFYLNFNQPVDFQRNSRTKLDYQDATALPILATTLPFEKHASTLYTDSMFKKIQEEIVEGNDRCRVLGFSSADMVDTYKLGDSLRNSYFVRHDKSDESYSCDCKLFGRQGYLCSHIFFLFRNNEVKKIPDNYCASRWMKTPLAKAVHGHVDETLPTQSVVDERQNVSKQGTSLFYDFLRRFETDIDVLRAFVGGLEELGNSLQAGTPLTSASEKRRMIEQFYGMERPEVVEVHPPDVVKTKGHASSSASRLISKREKAIKDATRPLRRCKACDELCHHDSRNCLMLKELETENELRKGKRKC; this is encoded by the exons GTTTTGGATAATATGTCTAGGAAAAAGGAGATGTCTGAGGCATTCACATATGAGTACGAGGTTAATGCTAGCAACCAGCTGGTTGCTCTGTTCTGGTGTGATGGTTTGATGAAGAGGAATTACCACATGTTCGGTGATATTGTTGCTTTTGACACCACCTACAACACCAATAG CAACGAGAAGACAGGCGCTTTTGCATGGCTGTTTAGACATTTTGTCCAATGTATGGGTGTTGCTCCGAAGATAATTGTTACAGATCAAGATTTGGGGATGAGATCGGCTATTGAAGAGATTCTTGTTAGGACTCGCCACAGATGGTGTATGTGGCATATCATGCATAAGTTGGCCAATAAAGTTCCTGGTCGGTTGTTGCGGGATGAAGATTTCAAGAAAGAGTTCAATGCCTGCGTCTGGTCGGATCTGCTTGAACCCGACGAGTTCGAAGAAGAGTGGAATGGAGTACTTGAACGTTCCGACCTGGAAGACCATGGTTGGTTGAAGACATTGTACGACTATAGGCAATTATGGATACCTGCATACTTCAGAGATTTCCCGATGGGCTCGATGATTAGGACCACCTCTATTTCTGAGTCAGAGAACAGcttctataaaaaaattctgaaGCCACGCAACAACATTGCCGAATTCTACTTGAATTTCAACCAACCTGTGGATTTTCAGCGGAATAGTAGAACAAAGCTGGACTACCAAGACGCGACTGCCCTGCCTATATTGGCCACTACTCTGCCTTTCGAGAAACATGCTTCTACTCTGTACACAGATAGTATGTTCAAGAAAATACAAGAGGAGATTGTTGAGGGAAATGACAGATGCCGCGTTTTGGGGTTCTCGTCTGCAGACATGGTCGACACCTACAAACTCGGAGACAGCCTTCGCAATTCGTACTTTGTGAGACATGATAAGAGTGACGAGTCATACTCATGCGATTGCAAACTTTTCGGTAGGCAGGGATATCTGTGCAGTCatatattctttttgtttaGGAACAATGAAGTGAAAAAGATTCCGGATAACTACTGTGCAAGTAGATGGATGAAGACTCCGCTAGCTAAGGCTGTCCATGGACATGTTGATGAGACTTTACCTACACAGTCCGTTGTTGATGAAAGGCAAAACGTTTCAAAGCAAGGGACCTCACtgttttatgattttcttCGTCGATTTGAGACGGACATTGATGTGCTTCGTGCATTCGTAGGTGGACTAGAGGAACTTGGTAATTCACTTCAAGCTGGAACTCCTTTAACATCCGCTTCTGAGAAGAGGCGAATGATTGAACAGTTTTATGGAATGGAAAGGCCGGAAGTCGTCGAGGTCCACCCTCCGGATGTGGTAAAGACGAAGGGGCACGCGAGCAGCTCCGCTAGTCGTCTGATTTccaagagagaaaaggctatCAAGGATGCTACTAGGCCCCTTAGACGGTGTAAAGCGTGCGATGAGTTGTGCCATCACGACTCTAGAAATTGTCTAATGCTTAAAGAGCTTGAAACGGAGAATGAGCTGCGTAAGGGAAAGAGGAaatgttga